Proteins encoded in a region of the Podarcis muralis chromosome 4, rPodMur119.hap1.1, whole genome shotgun sequence genome:
- the EIF2S3 gene encoding eukaryotic translation initiation factor 2 subunit 3, producing MAGDEAGVTLGQPHLSRQDLSTLDVTKLTPLSPEVISRQATINIGTIGHVAHGKSTVVKAISGVHTVRFKNELERNITIKLGYANAKIYKLDDPSCSRPECYRSCGSSTPDEFPTDISGTKGNFKLVRHVSFVDCPGHDILMATMLNGAAVMDAALLLIAGNESCPQPQTSEHLAAIEIMKLKHILILQNKIDLVKESQAKEQYEQILAFVQGTVAEGAPIIPISAQLKYNIEVVCEYIVKKIPVPLRDFTSEPRLIVIRSFDVNKPGCEVDDLKGGVAGGSILKGVLKVGQELEVRPGIVSKDSEGKLMCKPIFSKIVSLFAEHNDLQYAVPGGLIGVGTKIDPTLCRADRMVGQVLGAVGALPEIFTELEISYFLLRRLLGVRTEGDKKAAKVQKLSKNEVLMVNIGSLSTGGRVSAVKADLGKIVLTNPVCTEVGEKIALSRRVEKHWRLIGWGQIRRGVTIKPTIDDD from the exons ATGGCGGGGGACGAGGCGGGAGTGACTCTGGGGCAGCCGCACCTCTCCCGGCAGGACCTGAGTACCTTG GATGTAACTAAGTTGACACCTCTGTCACCAGAAGTCATCAGTAGGCAAGCTACAATTAATATAG gTACAATTGGCCATGTAGCTCATGGAAAGTCAACAGTAGTAAAAGCTATTTCTGGAGTTCATACTGTCAGATTCAAAAATGAACTGGAGAGAAATATCACTATCAAGCTGGGCTATGCCAATGCTAAG ATTTACAAACTTGATGATCCAAGTTGTTCTCGACCAGAATGTTACCGATCCTGTGGGAGCAGTACACCTGATGAATTCCCAACAGATATTTCTGGGACCAAAGGGAATTTTAAACTAGTCAG GCATGTCTCTTTCGTGGATTGTCCTGGCCATGATATCTTGATGGCTACTATGTTAAACGGAGCAGCTGTCATGGACGCAGCTCTGCTGTTAATAG CTGGCAATGAGTCATGTCCTCAGCCGCAGACCTCAGAACATTTAGCAGCTATAGAAATCATGAAACTGAAACACATTCTGATTCTACAAAATAAGATTGATTTGGTAAAAGAAAGCCAAGCCAAGGAGCAGTATGAGCAAATTCTAGCTTTTGTACAAG GTACTGTTGCAGAAGGAGCTCCAATTATTCCAATCTCAGCACAGCTGAAATACAACATTGAAGTTGTTTGCGAATACATAGTAAAGAAAATTCCAGTGCCATTAAGAGACTTCACATCAGAACCAAGGCTTATTG TTATTAGATCTTTTGATGTCAACAAGCCTGGATGTGAAGTTGATGACCTTAAAGGAGGTGTAGCAGGCGGTAGTATTCTAAAAGGTGTATTAAAG GTAGGCCAGGAGCTTGAGGTAAGGCCTGGCATTGTATCAAAGGACAGTGAAGGAAAACTTATGTGCAAGCCCATCTTTTCCAAAATTGTATCACTCTTTGCAGAACACAATGATCTGCAGTATGCTGTGCCTGGAGGGCTTATTG GTGTTGGCACCAAGATTGATCCAACTCTGTGCCGAGCTGATCGAATGGTGGGGCAAGTTCTTGGTGCAGTTGGAGCTCTACCTGAAATATTCACAGAACTTGAAATTTCCTACTTCTTGCTGAGGCGACTGTTAGGTGTCCGCACTGAAGGAGACAAGAAAGCAGCAAAG GTGCAAAAACTATCCAAAAATGAAGTTCTAATGGTAAACATAGGATCACTGTCCACTGGAGGACGAGTCAGTGCAGTGAAAGCTGATCTGGGCAAAATAGTCCTAACAAATCCTGTGTGCACCGAAGTAGGAGAAAAAATTGCCCTTAGTCGAAGAGTTGAAAAGCATTGGCG TTTAATTGGCTGGGGACAGATTAGAAGAGGAGTGACAATCAAGCCCACAATAGATGACGACTGA